The Chlamydiales bacterium genome has a segment encoding these proteins:
- the tilS gene encoding tRNA lysidine(34) synthetase TilS, translated as MIDPLVSSVKEFLERNYEGRGPLLLGLSGGPDSLALLYLLLECGVNLHLAHIDHGWRSESGEEAALLGEMARSLKLPFHLHTLDEHGTSNMEAEGRETRLKFFSKIYREIDAEALLLAHQADDQAETILKRIFEGAHLLHLGGMHPVTLLEGMRVWRPLLFSPKKELQAWLDAKGFTAFQDKTNLDPRFLRGRMRSEIFPQLAKTFGKEISNNLIRFGKTLQEVAAELERESVEQLKSIRRGPLGSYLEVDKTLSSIRKEALLKKFLDAEGLLLSHESYDSLLEALNSGAASRCFIAKERQVIVDRGILFVVSRDLSWSNLDWQISYEPAVNTDFKNFSWKDLWTGETRVTLPENSYELQPPQTALPFPGASPIKEWWQEHKVPSFLRQLVPVVIKEGVVVHEFLTGRKKQLTNSGSLLQISLKFKLTNN; from the coding sequence ATGATAGATCCTCTTGTCTCTTCGGTAAAAGAATTTCTAGAGAGAAACTATGAGGGGAGGGGGCCTCTCCTGCTCGGGCTATCGGGAGGGCCAGACTCGCTCGCTCTTCTCTACCTTCTCCTCGAATGCGGCGTTAATTTGCACCTTGCCCACATCGACCATGGATGGAGATCTGAGAGTGGTGAGGAGGCGGCTCTCCTCGGGGAGATGGCAAGGTCTCTAAAGCTGCCTTTTCATCTGCATACCTTAGACGAGCATGGCACAAGTAATATGGAGGCTGAGGGACGGGAGACGAGGCTCAAGTTTTTTTCAAAGATTTATAGAGAGATCGATGCCGAAGCGCTTCTTCTGGCCCACCAGGCCGATGATCAGGCCGAGACGATTTTAAAGAGGATTTTTGAGGGTGCCCACCTACTGCATTTGGGGGGGATGCATCCTGTCACTCTATTAGAGGGGATGAGGGTTTGGAGGCCGCTTCTCTTCTCTCCTAAAAAAGAGCTTCAGGCGTGGCTCGATGCTAAGGGGTTCACCGCCTTTCAAGACAAGACCAATCTCGACCCTCGATTTCTCCGAGGGAGAATGCGGTCGGAGATCTTTCCTCAGCTCGCCAAGACCTTCGGTAAAGAGATCTCAAATAACCTCATCAGATTTGGAAAGACACTGCAGGAGGTTGCGGCTGAATTAGAAAGGGAGAGTGTAGAGCAGCTTAAAAGCATCCGTCGCGGACCGTTAGGGAGCTATCTCGAGGTTGATAAGACCCTCTCATCGATCAGAAAAGAAGCTCTTCTGAAAAAATTTCTAGATGCTGAAGGGCTTCTGCTCTCTCATGAGAGCTACGACTCTCTCCTTGAAGCGCTTAATAGCGGAGCTGCCAGTCGCTGCTTCATTGCCAAAGAGCGGCAGGTCATCGTGGATAGAGGTATCCTTTTTGTGGTCAGTAGGGATCTATCCTGGTCAAATTTAGACTGGCAGATCTCCTACGAACCCGCCGTAAATACCGATTTTAAGAACTTCTCCTGGAAGGATTTATGGACAGGGGAGACGCGTGTTACTCTTCCAGAGAACAGTTATGAGCTTCAGCCTCCTCAAACCGCGCTTCCTTTTCCAGGCGCTTCTCCTATAAAGGAGTGGTGGCAGGAGCACAAAGTTCCATCTTTTTTAAGGCAGCTAGTTCCGGTTGTTATTAAGGAGGGGGTTGTGGTTCATGAGTTCTTAACAGGGCGCAAGAAACAATTAACAAACAGTGGGTCTTTGTTACAAATATCATTAAAATTTAAATTAACTAATAATTAA
- a CDS encoding ATP-dependent zinc metalloprotease FtsH encodes MGNDNKKSDSKKGLPGGFFIFLVAAILAVFSIQNLSSEKSAKVAFSHQTEHLVNLDLIQKEDSRKIALNDNLVTFIGKFKDRLTDEAKARFRYLDLLYQNHELAEKKSTLETEMTTGKQSVIDSADWFLHLSGLPIPKGGYKVVDPIYDADQRDNAVVIKSRSDKSIVNLKDLEKRYATLSSSDADAFGKDLLILIQGFRSPNLGIGSETIKQSLRELEQKVASADSDKLAVYKGALTTLASIVSTLDQEDQGIRLNDLRSVRGYKTEIQSYAVVVDELEKNTAQLEKSRQQVASVIWFFNNQELSTRALEKQDPEVYNHWFLQAKQEWENFAANKSGVFKAPDQPRNTVLERTFKSEEPSPNYLSYLLPILPLLVIVLLIYFGFSRQMKGASGGAMNFGKSPARLLTKERNKITFKDVAGCDEAKEELQEIVDFLKDPTKFTALGARIPKGVLCIGAPGTGKTLIAKAVAGEADRPFFSISGSDFVEMFVGVGASRIRDLFDQAKKNAPCIIFMDEIDAVGRHRGAGIGGGHDEREQTLNQLLVEMDGFDTNEGVILIAATNRPDVLDKALLRPGRFDRRVVIDLPDLKGRFEILKVHAKKIKLDSGVELMDIARNTPGASGADLGNILNESALLAARKGRNAVTAQDVAEACDKVRYGKERRSLEVDLAERKTTAYHESGHAIVALVVKHGDPVDKVTIIPRGMSLGATHFMPRKNRLSYWRKELLDQLAVLMGGRAAEEIFVGDMSSGAQMDISQATRLVRSMVCEWGMSETLGTIAYDERAEGGQYLGAQSYHEKNYSEATAKFIDEEVKKLMDEAHVKAVEIVTAHREKVELMTQLLMEFETLDRDDVLDIINEKWDSEKKKKRLKSIEDLQRKLPPPPPTPIKGFPDSPTPQQI; translated from the coding sequence ATGGGCAACGATAATAAAAAGTCGGATTCTAAAAAGGGTCTACCCGGCGGCTTCTTCATCTTTTTAGTAGCAGCGATCCTCGCCGTGTTCTCAATCCAGAATCTCTCGTCTGAGAAGAGTGCGAAGGTAGCTTTTAGTCATCAGACTGAACACCTGGTGAACCTGGATCTAATCCAGAAAGAGGATAGTCGTAAGATTGCCCTAAACGACAATCTCGTTACTTTTATTGGTAAATTTAAAGATCGCCTTACAGACGAAGCAAAAGCCCGCTTCCGTTACCTGGATCTTCTCTATCAAAACCACGAGTTAGCAGAGAAAAAATCTACCCTCGAAACAGAGATGACAACTGGTAAACAGAGCGTAATCGACTCTGCAGACTGGTTTTTACATCTCAGTGGTCTACCTATTCCTAAAGGCGGATACAAAGTTGTCGATCCTATCTACGATGCAGATCAGCGCGACAATGCAGTGGTAATCAAGTCCCGCTCTGATAAGAGCATCGTCAACCTTAAAGACCTAGAAAAGCGCTACGCTACACTTTCAAGCTCTGATGCTGACGCCTTCGGCAAAGACCTTCTGATCCTCATCCAAGGCTTTCGCTCTCCTAACCTGGGGATCGGCAGCGAGACGATCAAACAGAGCCTCCGCGAATTAGAGCAGAAGGTCGCTTCTGCGGATAGCGACAAGCTCGCAGTTTATAAAGGGGCACTAACCACTCTTGCCAGCATCGTTTCAACTCTGGATCAGGAAGATCAGGGAATCCGTCTGAACGACCTGCGCAGCGTCCGTGGTTATAAAACAGAGATCCAGAGCTACGCCGTTGTTGTCGATGAGCTTGAAAAAAACACTGCTCAGCTCGAAAAATCAAGACAGCAGGTTGCAAGCGTGATCTGGTTCTTTAATAACCAGGAGCTCTCAACACGCGCCCTGGAGAAGCAAGATCCTGAAGTCTACAACCACTGGTTCCTGCAAGCTAAACAGGAGTGGGAGAACTTCGCTGCAAATAAGAGCGGAGTGTTTAAAGCTCCAGATCAGCCTCGAAACACCGTTCTCGAGAGAACTTTCAAGAGCGAAGAGCCATCTCCTAACTATCTCAGCTACCTGCTTCCGATCCTTCCTCTACTCGTGATCGTGCTGCTCATCTACTTCGGCTTCTCTCGTCAGATGAAGGGAGCAAGCGGCGGAGCGATGAACTTTGGAAAATCGCCAGCAAGACTACTCACAAAAGAGCGCAATAAGATCACCTTTAAAGACGTCGCAGGCTGCGATGAAGCAAAGGAAGAGCTTCAAGAGATTGTCGACTTTTTAAAGGACCCAACCAAATTCACAGCGCTCGGCGCTCGCATTCCTAAAGGGGTGCTCTGCATTGGAGCTCCAGGAACTGGTAAAACACTGATTGCGAAGGCAGTCGCAGGAGAGGCGGATCGCCCCTTCTTCTCGATCTCCGGATCGGACTTCGTTGAGATGTTCGTCGGCGTGGGCGCAAGCCGTATCCGCGACCTTTTTGACCAAGCAAAGAAGAACGCTCCTTGCATCATCTTCATGGATGAGATCGACGCTGTAGGACGCCACCGCGGAGCCGGAATTGGCGGCGGTCATGATGAGCGCGAGCAGACACTCAACCAGCTCCTTGTCGAGATGGATGGTTTTGATACTAACGAAGGTGTGATCCTAATTGCCGCAACAAACCGCCCTGACGTGCTGGATAAAGCGCTTCTGCGCCCAGGCCGTTTTGACAGACGCGTTGTGATCGATCTACCCGACCTAAAAGGCCGTTTCGAGATCCTGAAAGTACATGCGAAGAAGATTAAGCTAGACTCTGGCGTAGAGCTGATGGATATCGCAAGAAATACGCCCGGAGCATCTGGCGCGGATCTCGGCAACATCTTGAACGAGTCAGCACTCCTTGCAGCTAGAAAAGGAAGAAATGCCGTTACAGCGCAAGATGTGGCAGAAGCGTGCGATAAGGTTCGCTACGGAAAAGAGCGCCGCAGCTTAGAGGTCGACCTCGCTGAGCGCAAAACAACAGCCTACCACGAGTCTGGCCACGCAATCGTTGCCCTCGTTGTTAAGCATGGAGATCCCGTCGATAAGGTCACCATCATTCCTCGCGGAATGTCGCTCGGTGCTACCCACTTCATGCCGAGAAAGAATCGCCTCAGCTACTGGAGAAAAGAGCTCCTCGATCAGCTCGCAGTTCTCATGGGCGGCCGTGCAGCAGAAGAGATCTTCGTTGGAGATATGTCTTCAGGTGCGCAGATGGATATCTCTCAAGCAACACGCCTTGTTCGCAGCATGGTCTGCGAGTGGGGAATGAGCGAGACTCTAGGTACAATTGCCTACGACGAGCGCGCAGAGGGTGGACAGTATCTCGGAGCACAATCCTACCACGAGAAGAACTACTCGGAAGCTACTGCTAAGTTCATCGATGAAGAGGTTAAAAAACTCATGGATGAAGCGCACGTTAAAGCTGTAGAGATCGTAACTGCACACCGTGAAAAGGTAGAACTCATGACTCAGCTCCTTATGGAGTTTGAGACCCTAGATCGCGATGACGTCCTAGACATCATCAACGAGAAGTGGGATTCGGAGAAGAAGAAGAAGCGCCTGAAGAGCATCGAAGATCTGCAGCGCAAGCTTCCACCTCCACCACCAACTCCCATCAAGGGCTTCCCAGATAGCCCCACTCCCCAGCAGATCTAA
- the pnp gene encoding polyribonucleotide nucleotidyltransferase — protein MFKTHTKTISVGGKNLTFETGKIARQANGAVMLTCGETMLLATACANAQASPDIDFFPLRVDYQEKFSSAGKTLGGFIKREGRPTEHEILTCRLIDRPIRPMFPDGYYNEVQILAYVLSYDNVNATEPLAICAASAALVISDIPLIKPVGAVRVGLVDDIFVINPTLEEQKRSKLDLILAGTDDAILMIEGYADFLTEEQFLDAIEEGHQAIQKICEGLSDWQKEIGKQKWNGELRVTPKELLEQIDSKIAAPLQEAFKIKNKQDREEKIGEIKQSVLDALMPNGEVDKYSKLDIMAAFKKTQAHHMRQMVLKENRRSDGRHCEEIRAISAETGLLPRTHGSALFTRGETQALAVATLGSESMGQRYESLEGESSRKFYLQYSFPPFSVGEVGRVGSPGRREIGHGKLAERALYMTIPKHEGFPYVIRLESNITESNGSSSMASVCGGCLALMDAGIPVQRPISGIAMGLILEGEKYAILSDILGEEDALGDMDFKIAGDAHGITAFQLDIKIEGINKQIMKAAVAQAKQGRLHILQKMLEVCPKSKEHLSAYAPHIETMQIKPSKIGTVIGPGGKQIRAIVEETGAQVDINDSGLVSISATSKESMEKAKKIIHGLTAEAEVGKTYVGRVVTIVEFGCFVEIFPGKEGLCHISELSHSRIASPRDVCKEGDMMEVKVLDVNERGQIKLSRKALLPPPARQERADAPAHK, from the coding sequence ATGTTTAAAACTCACACTAAGACCATTTCTGTAGGTGGAAAGAACCTCACCTTCGAAACTGGAAAGATCGCACGCCAAGCTAATGGCGCTGTCATGCTCACCTGCGGAGAGACGATGCTCCTGGCAACAGCATGCGCAAATGCGCAGGCTTCTCCAGACATCGACTTCTTCCCTCTGCGCGTCGACTACCAGGAGAAGTTCTCTTCTGCAGGCAAGACCCTCGGTGGATTTATCAAGAGAGAAGGCCGCCCAACAGAACATGAGATTCTCACCTGCCGCCTGATCGATCGCCCTATCAGACCAATGTTTCCAGATGGCTACTATAACGAGGTTCAGATCTTAGCTTACGTTCTCTCTTACGACAACGTCAACGCTACAGAGCCTCTTGCAATTTGCGCCGCCTCCGCTGCCCTCGTTATCTCTGACATTCCTCTCATCAAACCAGTTGGTGCCGTGCGCGTGGGTCTCGTCGATGACATCTTCGTCATCAACCCGACTCTAGAAGAGCAGAAGCGTTCGAAACTCGACCTCATTTTGGCAGGTACAGATGACGCTATTCTGATGATCGAAGGCTATGCGGACTTCCTAACAGAAGAGCAGTTTCTCGATGCGATCGAAGAGGGCCACCAAGCCATCCAGAAGATCTGTGAAGGACTATCGGACTGGCAGAAGGAGATTGGCAAGCAGAAGTGGAATGGAGAGCTCAGAGTTACGCCGAAAGAGCTCCTCGAGCAGATCGACTCTAAAATAGCCGCTCCCCTTCAAGAAGCATTTAAGATCAAAAATAAGCAGGATCGCGAAGAGAAGATTGGCGAGATTAAACAGTCTGTTCTAGATGCTCTCATGCCGAACGGCGAAGTCGATAAGTACTCTAAACTCGACATCATGGCTGCATTCAAGAAGACGCAAGCCCACCACATGAGACAGATGGTTCTCAAAGAGAACCGCCGAAGCGACGGTAGACACTGCGAAGAGATTCGCGCGATCAGTGCAGAAACAGGCTTGCTCCCACGTACACACGGAAGCGCCCTCTTTACACGCGGCGAGACTCAGGCACTGGCTGTAGCCACACTCGGCAGCGAAAGCATGGGCCAGAGATACGAGTCTCTGGAAGGCGAAAGCTCTCGCAAGTTCTACCTTCAATACTCCTTCCCTCCCTTCTCCGTAGGAGAGGTTGGACGCGTGGGCTCTCCAGGAAGAAGAGAGATCGGTCACGGCAAGCTCGCAGAACGCGCGCTCTACATGACCATCCCTAAACACGAAGGATTCCCCTACGTAATCCGCCTAGAATCCAATATCACAGAGTCTAACGGCTCTTCGTCGATGGCTTCTGTGTGCGGAGGCTGCCTCGCACTTATGGATGCAGGTATCCCCGTCCAGCGCCCTATCTCTGGCATTGCAATGGGACTTATCCTAGAAGGCGAGAAGTATGCAATTCTCTCTGACATTCTTGGAGAGGAAGATGCACTCGGCGACATGGATTTTAAAATTGCTGGCGACGCCCACGGTATTACAGCCTTCCAGCTCGACATCAAGATCGAGGGAATCAACAAGCAGATCATGAAGGCAGCTGTTGCACAAGCTAAACAAGGCAGGCTGCACATCCTCCAGAAGATGCTTGAAGTGTGCCCGAAATCCAAAGAGCACCTCTCTGCTTACGCTCCTCACATCGAAACAATGCAGATCAAGCCAAGCAAGATCGGCACTGTTATCGGGCCGGGCGGCAAGCAGATCCGTGCGATCGTCGAAGAGACAGGAGCGCAGGTCGATATCAATGACAGCGGGCTTGTCAGCATCTCTGCGACATCGAAAGAGTCTATGGAGAAGGCGAAGAAGATCATCCACGGCTTAACAGCAGAAGCAGAGGTCGGCAAGACCTATGTCGGACGCGTCGTAACGATCGTAGAGTTCGGCTGCTTTGTTGAGATCTTCCCGGGCAAAGAAGGCCTCTGCCACATCTCTGAACTCTCCCACTCTCGCATCGCATCTCCTCGAGATGTGTGCAAAGAGGGCGATATGATGGAAGTGAAGGTTCTCGACGTTAACGAGCGTGGACAGATCAAGTTGAGCCGCAAAGCTCTCCTCCCTCCACCCGCCCGTCAAGAGCGCGCAGACGCCCCCGCCCACAAGTAG
- the rpsO gene encoding 30S ribosomal protein S15, producing MSLDKGTKEEITKKFQLHEKDTGSADVQIAILTERIAELTEHLKLAPKDHSSRLSLLKLVGQRRKLLDYLNSTDTKRYQTLIVRLNLRK from the coding sequence ATGTCTTTAGACAAAGGGACCAAAGAGGAAATCACCAAGAAGTTTCAACTTCATGAGAAGGATACCGGGTCTGCCGACGTGCAGATCGCGATTCTTACAGAAAGAATTGCAGAGCTTACAGAACACTTAAAATTGGCTCCAAAGGACCATAGTTCGCGTTTATCCCTCTTAAAGCTAGTGGGACAGCGTAGGAAGCTTTTAGACTATCTCAACTCGACAGATACAAAGCGCTATCAAACTTTAATTGTACGCTTAAATCTTCGTAAGTAG
- a CDS encoding nucleoside deaminase encodes MDEMKSFMKEALKEAEKAFEKGEVPVGAVLVHDGKIIARAHNEVESQRDASAHAEMLCIKRGAHYLKNWRLEGATLYSTLEPCAMCAGALLLSRIETLVWGAKDLRHGADGSFIDLLSRKHPTHEIKVHSGVLQEESAALMRSFFQKRRKENSQQEELFDQLILSQQEKMLSCAKRIVPHVIQDDLLQPNDFPALENHPHFRYEEGILEGLLTARMAYLAKQSEG; translated from the coding sequence ATGGACGAGATGAAATCTTTTATGAAAGAGGCCTTAAAAGAGGCGGAAAAAGCTTTTGAAAAAGGGGAGGTGCCTGTTGGCGCTGTGCTCGTTCACGACGGAAAGATCATTGCAAGAGCTCATAATGAGGTGGAGTCTCAGAGAGATGCTTCAGCGCACGCTGAGATGCTCTGTATTAAACGTGGGGCACATTATCTGAAGAACTGGAGGCTTGAAGGGGCGACTCTCTACTCCACGCTGGAGCCTTGTGCAATGTGTGCAGGAGCGCTTCTTCTTTCTCGGATAGAAACTCTGGTCTGGGGTGCAAAAGATCTGCGCCACGGAGCTGATGGAAGTTTTATCGATCTTTTAAGCAGGAAGCACCCCACTCATGAGATTAAAGTCCACTCGGGGGTTCTTCAAGAGGAGTCTGCTGCGTTGATGAGGAGCTTTTTTCAAAAGCGGCGCAAAGAGAATTCTCAGCAGGAGGAGCTATTCGATCAGCTTATCCTCTCTCAGCAAGAGAAGATGCTCTCCTGTGCCAAAAGAATCGTTCCGCATGTGATCCAAGATGATCTCCTGCAGCCCAATGATTTTCCTGCTCTGGAAAATCACCCGCATTTTCGATATGAAGAGGGGATTCTGGAGGGGCTTCTCACTGCCAGGATGGCCTATCTCGCGAAGCAGTCAGAAGGTTAG
- a CDS encoding rhomboid family intramembrane serine protease, which yields MLTTFLVSMFAALFDGIFPRVFDLPPPEQLLGLSLWGVDHLFLWQFFTYIFVHPISNGLSFSFLLSLAFSLYLVWAIGTSIIERRGIGAFLSLYLSSAVFVGLFVFWLQSYMHPTIPFAGNTATIYAILLAWIMLYPEAQLLFLLALPIKAKWLVLIILAANLLIDISVGEWLNGLAYLGGALFGYLYSLTLWGVKGPFAALHPIEETFLKLFGRDKRRAASQGYSSRAKIYDFKTGKAILNDEEFLEEMLSKISLLGKGSLTWRERFRLRRISKKKKKS from the coding sequence GTGCTCACCACTTTCCTGGTTAGCATGTTTGCAGCGCTCTTTGACGGCATCTTTCCGCGCGTCTTCGATCTCCCCCCACCAGAGCAGCTTCTAGGACTCTCTCTTTGGGGAGTCGACCACCTATTTCTCTGGCAGTTTTTCACCTATATCTTTGTTCATCCTATCTCAAACGGGCTCTCTTTCTCCTTCTTACTCTCCCTCGCCTTCAGCCTATATCTAGTTTGGGCGATTGGAACCTCTATTATAGAAAGGCGCGGCATAGGCGCATTTTTAAGCCTCTACCTCTCATCTGCTGTTTTTGTGGGGCTTTTTGTCTTCTGGCTGCAGAGCTACATGCACCCCACCATCCCGTTTGCAGGCAACACTGCTACGATCTACGCGATTCTCTTAGCCTGGATCATGCTCTACCCAGAAGCTCAACTCCTCTTTCTGCTCGCGCTTCCCATTAAAGCTAAATGGCTTGTTCTGATAATTTTGGCAGCAAACCTATTAATCGACATCTCTGTTGGAGAGTGGTTGAATGGACTCGCCTACTTAGGCGGCGCCCTTTTTGGTTATTTATATAGCCTTACTCTCTGGGGAGTGAAAGGTCCTTTTGCGGCTCTACACCCGATCGAAGAGACCTTTTTAAAACTCTTTGGAAGAGACAAGAGAAGAGCCGCCTCACAAGGATATAGCAGCAGGGCCAAGATCTACGATTTCAAGACGGGAAAAGCAATTTTAAACGATGAGGAGTTTTTAGAAGAGATGCTCTCAAAGATCTCTCTTTTAGGAAAAGGGAGCCTCACCTGGAGAGAGCGCTTCCGCCTCAGACGCATCTCTAAGAAAAAAAAGAAGAGCTAA
- a CDS encoding type B 50S ribosomal protein L31, whose product MKKQGHPPYQDVLFVDSSTGYKFVCGSTIQTKEKESFEGKEYPVVRLPVSSASHPFFTGSKQFVDSEGRVDKFNKRYSAKKPEKKEVAEPVVEKAAAKKAEAKKPVAEKKKAAPAAAKPAAKKAKTKE is encoded by the coding sequence ATGAAAAAACAAGGTCACCCTCCCTATCAAGACGTCTTATTTGTAGACTCATCTACAGGTTACAAGTTCGTCTGCGGAAGCACAATACAGACGAAAGAGAAAGAGTCGTTCGAAGGAAAAGAGTATCCAGTTGTTCGCCTTCCTGTTTCTTCTGCTTCACACCCTTTCTTTACTGGCAGCAAGCAGTTTGTTGACTCTGAAGGTCGCGTTGATAAGTTCAACAAGCGTTACAGCGCTAAGAAGCCAGAGAAGAAAGAAGTTGCAGAGCCAGTAGTAGAAAAAGCAGCAGCAAAAAAAGCTGAAGCTAAAAAACCTGTTGCAGAGAAGAAAAAAGCAGCGCCAGCTGCTGCTAAGCCTGCTGCAAAAAAGGCTAAAACAAAAGAGTAG
- the prfA gene encoding peptide chain release factor 1 — protein MTLPLQRTQKLLQRLSEVEELLGHSEVLADQKQYRALTQEHSYLSEVKSALNHCEKLQKQLEESLLLAREEKDPGFQEVIREEIAALEAALTGARTQLETLLVPPDPRDSRNIILEIRAGTGGDEAALFVGNCVRMYKAYADAKGWRYELLSCTPSERGGFKEYIMSISGLNVFRLMQYEAGTHRVQRVPETEAQGRVHTSAVTVAVLMEPDEEEKIVLDERELKIDTYRSSGAGGQHVNTTDSAVRITHIPTGTVVYCQEERSQHKNKDKAMRLLTAKISEEKQRKAQQEMASLRSTQVGSGDRSERIRTYNFPQNRVTDHRIELTLYKLDRVIEGDLEDFTQALVAYFHQQKLAEEVEA, from the coding sequence ATGACTCTACCTCTACAGCGCACTCAAAAGCTTCTTCAGCGCCTTTCAGAGGTAGAGGAACTTCTTGGACACAGCGAGGTGCTTGCAGATCAGAAGCAGTACCGCGCGCTTACTCAAGAACACTCCTACTTATCCGAAGTAAAATCCGCATTAAATCACTGTGAAAAACTTCAGAAGCAGCTTGAAGAGAGTCTTCTTCTTGCACGCGAAGAGAAGGATCCTGGATTTCAGGAAGTTATCCGTGAAGAGATCGCCGCCCTAGAAGCCGCTTTGACAGGAGCGCGCACCCAGCTTGAAACACTCCTTGTTCCGCCAGATCCCCGCGACAGTCGCAATATTATTTTGGAGATCCGTGCTGGAACGGGCGGTGATGAGGCTGCGCTTTTTGTAGGCAACTGTGTGCGCATGTATAAAGCGTATGCCGACGCAAAAGGTTGGCGGTATGAGCTGCTCTCATGCACTCCTTCCGAGAGGGGCGGGTTCAAAGAGTATATCATGAGCATCTCGGGTCTAAATGTCTTCAGGCTCATGCAGTACGAGGCGGGAACGCATCGTGTACAGCGAGTACCTGAAACGGAAGCTCAAGGCCGCGTGCATACCTCTGCTGTAACTGTGGCTGTGCTTATGGAGCCGGATGAAGAAGAGAAGATTGTTCTGGACGAGAGAGAGTTAAAAATCGATACCTACCGCTCCTCCGGTGCGGGCGGGCAGCACGTAAATACAACAGACTCTGCCGTTCGAATCACCCACATTCCAACTGGCACTGTCGTCTATTGCCAGGAGGAGAGAAGTCAGCATAAAAACAAAGACAAAGCGATGCGTCTTTTAACTGCTAAAATTTCAGAAGAGAAGCAGCGCAAAGCTCAGCAGGAGATGGCCTCTCTTCGCTCTACTCAAGTAGGCTCGGGTGATAGGTCCGAGCGCATCCGCACATACAACTTCCCGCAGAATCGCGTGACCGACCATCGAATTGAGCTTACCCTTTATAAGCTCGACAGGGTCATCGAGGGAGATCTAGAAGATTTTACACAAGCTCTAGTCGCCTACTTCCATCAGCAGAAACTCGCCGAAGAAGTTGAGGCATGA